The following are encoded together in the Actinoplanes sp. N902-109 genome:
- a CDS encoding helix-turn-helix transcriptional regulator, which translates to MVYAPTVHELPPEVAAALADLAGGDAAVLAELRAALTPAQLRGETALPVTLPRTGPLGRHYRALIAALPPRTRTALLLAAATEEATAAAAATTAAAALVPAELAGIVQVSTAGRVTFTPPVLRALIYHEAPAAVRRAVHARLATTTGDPLHRAAAAAGPDDALATELFSYGKNLPPARAATALDQAARLTTDPELAERARLGAARSAWLAGQAHRARTLLRATTRQQALAWPDGGFDELLSAAGELAGSDPGRALDAVLAAAQHAGDQRRFADTARYVLSASAPAGDDPRRALARGLAELSGGAQRAGFEQLRAAREQAAGTTDPATLIHVAAAQILIGADRAARQLAEDAAERARLRSEPALVPQALQVAATASLALGDHPAAAAAARQGAALAAATGQSNRVHLGILAVVAALAGDRPATTARAREAGTTGGLVAWALALLDLIEGRPAACADRLARLHDHAVLRIAAAPHLVEAAWRAGAPGPEPPVAFERWTVATGEPSWLALLARCRALLAADPREAGELFREALRQHGENDYARAHTELLYGRHLRRHRQPAAAREHLRLAAETFTALGAGPWAAQAGVELRAAGAAPVRSPQPGRLTAQQEQIARLVAAGATNREIAQELFLSPRTVDHHLRNVYERLGVRSRTELARLF; encoded by the coding sequence ATGGTCTATGCACCTACAGTGCATGAACTACCGCCGGAGGTGGCCGCCGCGCTCGCCGATCTCGCCGGTGGCGACGCGGCCGTGCTGGCCGAGCTGCGGGCCGCGCTGACCCCGGCGCAGCTGCGCGGCGAGACCGCCCTGCCGGTGACCCTGCCCCGCACCGGCCCGCTCGGCCGGCACTACCGGGCGCTGATCGCCGCCCTGCCCCCACGCACCCGCACCGCCCTGCTGCTGGCCGCCGCCACCGAGGAAGCCACCGCGGCGGCGGCCGCGACGACCGCCGCCGCCGCGCTGGTGCCCGCCGAGCTGGCCGGGATCGTGCAGGTCAGCACGGCCGGCCGGGTCACCTTCACGCCGCCGGTCCTGCGCGCCCTGATCTACCACGAGGCGCCGGCCGCGGTCCGCCGCGCGGTGCACGCCCGGCTCGCCACCACCACCGGCGACCCGCTGCACCGGGCGGCCGCCGCTGCCGGGCCCGACGACGCGCTGGCCACTGAGCTTTTCTCGTACGGCAAGAACCTGCCGCCGGCGCGCGCCGCCACCGCGCTGGACCAGGCCGCGCGCCTGACCACCGACCCGGAGCTGGCCGAGCGGGCCCGGCTCGGCGCGGCCCGCAGCGCCTGGCTCGCCGGGCAGGCGCACCGGGCCCGGACCCTGCTGCGCGCCACCACCCGGCAGCAAGCGCTCGCGTGGCCGGACGGCGGCTTCGACGAGCTGCTCAGCGCCGCCGGTGAGCTGGCCGGCAGCGACCCCGGCCGGGCCCTGGACGCGGTGCTGGCCGCCGCCCAGCACGCCGGCGACCAGCGCCGGTTCGCGGACACCGCGCGTTACGTGCTGTCCGCGTCGGCACCCGCCGGCGACGACCCACGGCGGGCGCTCGCGCGCGGGCTCGCCGAGCTGAGCGGCGGTGCTCAGCGCGCGGGCTTCGAGCAGCTGCGGGCCGCACGGGAGCAAGCCGCCGGGACGACCGATCCGGCCACGCTGATCCACGTCGCCGCCGCGCAGATCCTCATCGGGGCCGACCGGGCGGCCCGGCAGCTCGCCGAGGACGCCGCCGAACGGGCGCGGCTGCGCTCCGAACCCGCGCTCGTACCGCAGGCACTGCAGGTCGCGGCAACCGCGAGCCTCGCCCTGGGCGACCACCCGGCAGCGGCCGCGGCCGCCCGGCAGGGTGCGGCGCTCGCCGCGGCGACCGGCCAGAGCAACCGGGTGCACCTCGGCATCCTGGCCGTGGTCGCCGCCCTCGCCGGGGATCGCCCGGCCACCACGGCCCGGGCCCGGGAGGCCGGCACCACCGGCGGGCTGGTCGCCTGGGCGCTGGCGCTGCTCGACCTGATCGAGGGGCGCCCGGCCGCCTGCGCCGACCGGCTCGCCCGGCTGCACGACCACGCGGTGCTGCGCATCGCCGCGGCACCGCACCTGGTGGAGGCGGCATGGCGGGCCGGTGCGCCGGGGCCGGAGCCGCCGGTGGCGTTCGAGCGCTGGACCGTCGCCACCGGCGAGCCGTCCTGGCTGGCGTTGCTGGCGCGCTGCCGGGCACTGCTGGCCGCGGACCCGCGCGAAGCCGGGGAGCTGTTCCGCGAGGCGCTGCGCCAGCACGGCGAGAACGACTACGCCCGGGCGCACACCGAGCTGCTCTACGGCCGCCACCTGCGCCGGCACCGGCAACCGGCGGCGGCCCGCGAGCACCTGCGGCTGGCCGCCGAGACGTTCACGGCTCTCGGCGCCGGCCCCTGGGCGGCGCAGGCCGGCGTGGAGCTGCGGGCCGCGGGCGCCGCCCCGGTACGGTCGCCGCAGCCCGGCCGGTTGACCGCCCAGCAGGAGCAGATCGCCCGGCTGGTGGCGGCCGGGGCGACCAACCGGGAGATCGCCCAGGAGCTGTTCCTCAGCCCCCGGACCGTCGACCATCATCTGCGCAACGTGTACGAGCGGCTCGGCGTACGCTCGCGCACGGAACTGGCCCGGCTCTTCTAG
- a CDS encoding glycerophosphodiester phosphodiesterase — MADRRQVLRLSALAAGAPAVLGATAAPALADDKTAPAAHHGGRPSLVIGHRGASGYRPEHTLASYELAARMGADFIEPDLVSTKDHVLVCRHEPEIGGTTDVAARPEFASRRRTVVLDGVTTTGWFTHDFTLAELKTLRATERIPQVRQHNTLYNGLFPVPTFQEVLDLRERLSRELDREIGVYPETKHPTYFRNLGLELETPLVRALRAGKLDKRNAKVFVQSFEFHNLEALREDYGLRAPLVFLTSAAGTPFNDPRTYADYLTAASLRRLARVIDGIGPDKNQVIPRRADDTLGTPTSLVADAHAAGITVMPYTFRAENQFLPADYRVGTDPTAYGRAIDEQVTFLRTGLDGLFTDQADIGVLARSVAFAAV, encoded by the coding sequence GTGGCTGACCGCCGACAGGTCCTGCGACTGAGCGCGCTCGCCGCCGGGGCGCCCGCGGTGCTCGGCGCCACCGCCGCGCCCGCGCTGGCCGACGACAAGACCGCGCCCGCCGCTCACCACGGCGGCCGGCCGTCGCTGGTGATCGGGCATCGCGGCGCCTCGGGCTACCGGCCGGAGCACACGCTGGCGTCGTACGAGCTGGCCGCCCGGATGGGTGCCGACTTCATCGAGCCGGACCTGGTGTCCACCAAGGACCACGTGCTGGTCTGCCGGCACGAGCCGGAGATCGGCGGGACCACCGACGTCGCGGCGCGGCCGGAGTTCGCGAGCCGCCGGCGCACCGTGGTGCTCGACGGGGTGACCACCACCGGCTGGTTCACCCACGACTTCACCCTCGCGGAGCTCAAGACGCTGCGCGCCACCGAGCGCATCCCGCAGGTGCGCCAGCACAACACCCTCTACAACGGCCTGTTCCCGGTGCCCACCTTCCAGGAGGTGCTGGACCTGCGCGAGCGGCTGTCCAGGGAGCTGGACCGGGAGATCGGTGTGTACCCGGAGACCAAGCACCCGACGTACTTCCGCAATCTGGGCCTGGAGCTGGAGACCCCACTGGTGCGGGCACTGCGCGCCGGCAAGCTGGACAAGCGCAACGCCAAGGTGTTCGTGCAGTCGTTCGAGTTCCACAACCTCGAGGCCCTGCGCGAGGACTACGGCCTGCGGGCCCCGCTGGTGTTCCTGACCAGCGCGGCGGGCACCCCGTTCAACGACCCGCGGACGTACGCCGACTACCTGACCGCCGCGAGTTTGCGCAGGCTGGCCCGGGTCATCGACGGCATCGGCCCGGACAAGAACCAGGTCATCCCGCGCCGGGCCGACGACACGCTGGGCACCCCGACCTCGCTGGTCGCCGACGCGCACGCGGCCGGGATCACGGTGATGCCGTACACGTTCCGGGCGGAGAACCAGTTCCTGCCGGCCGACTACCGGGTCGGCACGGACCCCACCGCGTACGGGCGGGCGATCGACGAGCAGGTCACGTTCTTGCGCACCGGGCTGGACGGGCTGTTCACCGACCAGGCCGACATCGGCGTGCTGGCCCGCAGCGTGGCGTTCGCCGCCGTCTAG
- a CDS encoding nuclear transport factor 2 family protein: MLEFRTAVEARDADAIAATLAEDVVFHSPVAFRPYPGKAMTAAILRGVLRVFEDFRYVRELSGDGGREHALMFEARIGDVAVTGCDFLHLDDDGLIDDFMVMVRPLSAAQALAAAMAAQFERIKAESEAG, translated from the coding sequence GTGCTTGAGTTTCGTACCGCGGTCGAGGCGCGTGACGCCGACGCCATCGCCGCGACGCTGGCCGAGGACGTGGTGTTTCACAGCCCGGTCGCGTTCAGACCGTATCCGGGCAAGGCCATGACCGCGGCGATCCTGCGCGGGGTGCTGCGGGTCTTCGAGGATTTCCGGTACGTGCGGGAGCTGAGCGGCGACGGCGGTCGCGAGCATGCGCTGATGTTCGAGGCGCGGATCGGGGACGTGGCGGTGACGGGGTGCGACTTCCTGCACCTCGACGATGACGGGCTGATCGACGACTTCATGGTGATGGTGCGCCCGCTGTCCGCCGCGCAGGCCCTTGCCGCCGCGATGGCTGCCCAGTTCGAGCGGATCAAGGCCGAGTCCGAGGCCGGCTGA